The genomic segment GATGACATCCCTGCCGCGACAACGAAAGACTTCAAAACAACCTCCTTCATAACACCACCCACTAATCAAATGCGCCTCAACACTTCCATATATTTCGCGCCATAAGCCTCAAGAGAGAAATGTTCTTTTGCATACTCACGAGCAGCAATTTTAATTTCCATCACCTGGCTCGCATCACTCAAAAAGGAGACCAGCCGAGATGCCCACCCACTTTCGTCAAAGTTTGGCATCAACAATCCCGTGCGTTCATGCTCAATAATATCCGGAACCCCTCCAGCACATGATGCTATCACAGGAAGTCCGGTCACCATTGCCTCTTGCACCGCATTAGGGACGCCTTCATTAAGTGAAGTAACGATTAAAGCATGGCTTGCTTTCATTAACGCGTTGATATCATCGCGCCAACCCAAAAACTCCACTCTCCCTGCAAGGCCAAGGCTTTCTATCTCACAAATTAGTTTCTCATGATAACTCGAATCATCAACCCCACCCACCATACTTAGCAAGAAATCCAATTCCGGATTTTGTTTGGCAATTTCCGCCATTACCCTAACTGCAAATAACTGGTTTTTCCTAGGATGCACCTTCCCAACATGCAAAAAACCAATGCGGGCATAGTTACACGATTGCGAACTGGTTGTACTAGGAGCATTTGAAGAAGTCTCGATCCCTGGCGTGATATTGACAACCTTGCGACGTATCCCTTTGATTTGCTCTTTTGATAACTTCTCCTCAAGCACCGATGAATATTGGGTAACAATTAGACTTGATCGCTTCAGTGACACCTTTCTGGCCAAGTTCACCAAGGGGCTGGCCGGCAGCTCCAAGTCAATATCTAAAACGACTTTTTTCCCCGGAATAAAATACGCTGCAAAATACACAAGCCCGCTCAAAGTGGACCTGAGAACAACCACTTTCCCATTAAGCTTTAGAACAAAAAAAAACAAATATGGCTGATATAAAAAAACCATTAATATGTACAAGAGCTTCTTAACAAAGGAGCTTCCTGAGAACCCTCTTTCCAGCAAGGAAGGCCTCCATAGATACTTCATATCGACGCCTAGATGCTCTACATACTGGTTCACCTCATGGGCACGATGCGTTATGTAGCTAACTCCCTCATGATATTTTGAGAGTTCTGATGACAACATCGCTAAGCGTTTTGGCGCCCCAGTTTTACCAGAGCCTGAAAAAAATACACTAATCATCGCTGCGAACCATTTCTTCTATAAGCACAAGGAAACAAACCATGTCTTTAACAAGTTAGGATAAGTTGGTTGCATTGCCACCGCACCTTAAAGAAATTGAAAATTTTCAGCCGAAAATGAAGTCGGTTTATCTATTTCCATTCAGAAAAAACCACAATCTGAGCCACTCAACTGAAGTCCCCCTACAGAACAACACAGACTATAGTGCAGCGATCAGGAGGATGAGATTAGCAGCGAAATTATCGTCAAACACTGTACCGCTAAGCGCGATGCCATCGTGATTATGGATCATGTGCAAGGCCATGAGCACGCTTGATCTTACTCATAGTTGAAAGCAATAATTACAACTAGAGACTTTTAAATTTACACCTAAGCACATAATAAAAAGACAAATAAACAGCGAAAGAATAGGATAAAAAGTGGAAAAAGCCGTACAGCGCATCAGACCCTAGTGAAAATCTAAAAACGACAGCCAAAAATAGCAATGATGATAGAGGCGAGAAACTATTATACAGCATGGTATTATATGAGATCTTATATATAAAACCAACTATCAGCGCTGACAAGAAGACACCAAAATAAGAAAAGTTCCAATATGCCTCAGCAACACTCCCTATTGGCCATGCAGTATCTACTCTTCCAGTTAATTGATTGACATAATGATAACCTGCTGCATTAGGCTTATCGAATGGAAGGGCTGCAGCAGGTATAAAAATGAAAGGAACAGATAGATATGTCTTTCCAAACTGATAACTTATAACTTCTGGAGTGTTGAGATGCATACCAATTGCCGAGTTACTTTCTGCCCCTCTACGAGAAGCTTCACTGAAAGTATCTGAAACACCTTCCGCAGAACTTGAGATATACCCCCAAACACCTAGCTGTTGGATACTGTCAGATGAAAGGGACCTATTGGCGGTCATAGCCCCAATTGCGACGAGCAAAAGTGAAGCAGCCAGAAAGACTGTCTTGAAAGGAATTTTTTTATTATGGATAAAATAAAGGCATAAAAAAATTATAACCTTTGATAGGACTCCTCCCCTGCTGCCTGTTACCAAGAAGCCTAACAGCAAAGTGAACAAGACAATCCCCCAAAAAAATACTTTCTTAGAAAACCTTCCATTAAAAGCCATTAAAGTTAATGGCACAAGATAAGATTGATTGATTAAAAAAGTGTAATGGCCACCAATAGCAGCAGAAACCCTTTCGTTTCTCGCTATACTTCGCTGAGTTATAGCGTCCAAAAAGCCGCCTGCATGTCGCGAATAAACAAAAAAAGCAAAAATAGTAATTGCCAACCAAAACGCAACCACGATGTAATATTTATAATTTTCTTCGAGCAGCGCTTTTTTTCTTTCCTTTATAAAACAGTAATTACTGGGCGTCAGATAGTATGAAACAACCAAAGTTATAGTATACCCGCCCAGCAAGATGTAATGCTTAGACACTGCTTCATCTAAGCTGGAACCAAAGTTAAAGGCATGATCTCTATGATACCTCACCCCTTCAATACCAACTGTATAACTGCCTATAAATCCGAAAACAATTGAGGTGAGAAACACATAGAAAAGAGGGTTAAAGTAATCCTTATTATAAGAAAAAACAAACATAAAAAAAATCAAAACGGAAAAATAAAACAGGTATGGGATCGCTTGCAAGTTGCCAGCGAGGAATCCATTTGCAACTATGAACAACAGCAAGATAGAAAAAACAAATAAAGCAATAAATACTGAGTGGTCTAGGCCTTTTACATTCACTTTATCCATAAATTATGATTTACCCGCTTATCACCTTTACATGTTTTGGTTAACTGCTAACCTAGGGATAACTATCGAAAGCAATCGGACAGCGAGAATGTCCGCCTGGTAGGTCTCGTCCAGCGCAGCTTTCTTCTGTTCCCGCCGGATGCCGCCTTTGAAACGCATCTCACCTTTCAGGTAATTCATAGCGGTATGCCGCAACCTCGCAAGGCTCCCAGCGGCACGATTGTAATGACCCCCTGGTTTCTGCACACCCTACGCAGCTAATGCCGGGTGTGCACGGGGTGCCACATAGCCCAACGACTGATGTGGCCGCTCTTCGTTGTAGTACCGGATCCAGCGGCTGATGACCGCTCGGGCCTGGCCCAGCGACTCGAACCGATGTTGCCAAATGCACTCTTCTTTCAAGGACCGGAAAAAGCGCTCAACCAGCCCGTTCTGCTCCGGCGTGTAGGGCGTCGTGAACTCCTGGGTGAGTCCGTAGGCCTTCACCGTCCCTGTATAGTGTCGGCTGCTGAAGACGAGGCCATTATCGGAGCGCAGGGCCAACGGTTGATGAATACGGCCCAGTGCGCCGAATCGATGCACCAGAGCCTCTTCCAGCGCGGCTTCAGCGGTCTTGCTGCTGCCGTTGTCCGATAATCGCCAGCCAAGGATTTCCCGCGTGCAGCAGTCGATGATCACCGCCAGGCTGGCCCGCCGATCCTTGCCGCACCACACATGCGTCAGATCGGTCACCCAGCGCTCATCCGGCCGTGAGGCGACAGACGGCAGGCTCCTGGCGCGCGGTCGAAAGCCCTGAGGCCGCTTGCGCACCTGCCAACCCTTCAACTGAAGGATGCGCTGAATCGGCTTGCGGTTCTCACCAAGCACGCAAGCCAGACGGCGATAGCCGTAGGTGGGAAACCGCTCCAGGGCCAGCTTAACGCTCGCTGCCAGGTCGGCATTGATCACACGGCGCCGCGGCCTGGGGCGGTAATACAAGGTCCGCCGGGGGAGCCCCAGCCATCGACAAAGTTTGACGAGCGATACCACATGGCCTTCCTCAGCCAGCTGCGCCTGCAACGACCTCACGAGTTCTCGTCCTCGTCGAGCAGGCGCTTGAATTTTTTTAGTGCGTAGATCTGCAGGTGGGCCTCGCCCAGTGCCTCCTTGGTCTCCCGGAGCTCGGACTCGTACTGCTCACGGATGTCCTTGGGGCGGGCTTTGAATCCGTTCTCCATGTTGCGTTGGGCATCATCGATCCAGCCCTCGACCTCGGAGACAGTGAGGTCGTATTGGCGCGCCACCTCAGCGACCGTGGTCTTGCCCTTGAAAATGTCCATGACCACAGCGGCCTTGCGCTTGGCGGTCCATCGCTTGATGGGGTTATCGTCACTCATCCTGTCCTCCTGATGGCTGCACTATAGCCTGTGCAGCTCAGAAGGGGGTCACTTCACCCCGGCCGCAGTACCGGACGTGCGCGATTGACGAATCCGGTAGCCGTCAGGAAAGTTATCGCCTCTAAGGTTATTCAGGCTCTTGCTTTTCTGGTTCGACGACGGTGACCTAGCGCTCACGCTCCGAGTTGAGTGGTCAGTATATCAATATGACATGCATACACTGGCTCAGTAAGTTAATACTAAGTACCAGGTGAGTACAATTCACTATACAATAAAAACTACTACCAATTAAGCTTGATCATGGATATAACTTGATCAGAAGCAACATTAAGCCACTGAAGAAAATTTGACCGATCACCCCTTTTAAATGACCCCATCAAATATCGAAATGTCACTGGAAGATAACGAGCCTTTTTAATATCATCTTTAGAAAAATCCCTCAAATTGGCTAGCCTTTTCTCTTTAATATCTTGATCTAGCTCTTTTGCAATAGACTTAAAGTAGCGCTGCTCTACTTTCCTACCAGGTGAAAAAGTAAACCCATCGGAAAAAGCAAACCGCCTATACAAAAATGCGCCAAGCACATTTATCTCACACACATTAATCAACCGTGTATACAGATCCCAATCACTACACATTCGCATTCTAACGTCGTAGCCGCCTACATCTTCGTAGTATTTTCTAGACAACATTAAAGTGCCATGAGTAAATGGTACCCGTTTAGCGAGACTGCACTTTGAGACCTGGTAGTCATCACCTTCTTTCAACAGGTCAAAGCTATCGTCCTCTGGAATTTCAAGACTTGACTTGGAGCCAACAGCACCTACAGAAGGCGAATTAGAAAGAACTTTATATTGCCTTCGCAACCTGTCAGGTAAAGAGATATCTCCAGCACCTTGAATGGCGATGTAAGGTGCCTGCGACTCATCTATAGCCCGGCGAATAGCCTTAACAAACCCTGCATTATTTTGATGGATAACACGCAACCGTGGATCGCTGTAAGAGTTTAACGTCTCTTTTACACGACTATCTGTACTGCCATCATTAACAATTACCACTTCAAAGCTATCAAATTTTTGCGCCAACAAACTGTCGACAGTAGTTCGGATATAGTCGGCGCGATTATACCATGCGCACACAATAACAACTTGGGGAGTAGAATCAGGCATGTTAAAAAATCCTTAGCCAATTTTATCGGCAGGGAAGATCATCCCGTTCGGATGAATATAACGGGCTTCTACTTCCATCCTATAGCCAGTAGCATCAGCCGCTCTATTGACGATCAACTCAATCAGCCCCAGCACATCAGAAGCCCTTGCTCCACCATAGTTAACAATGAAATTAGCATGATGACAGGACACAGATGCCTTACCAAGGCTAAAGCCTTTCAGGCCTATACGCTCAATTACAGCCCCGGGCGGCCCAACATCTTCATACATCGCCGGATTGCTTTTGAAAACCGAACCACAATTCGGCATCTTACGTGGAAATTTCCGGTTCCGCTCAGCCAAAATACTGAGCATCTCTTGGCGTATTTTCAGCTTATCGCCTGATAAAAAACTCAGCTTTGCTGAAGCAATAACCTCACTATTACTTTGACAGACCGAGCTACGGTAAGAAAACTCACACTGTTCCGCATCACGCTGGTGAATATTCCCTGCAGCATCAACGCTCTCAACAGTGACCACCGAGCTGCCAATGCCTTTACGCTGACTCCCACCGTTCATACATATCAAACCACCTAGCGTGCCTGGTATCCCACAGGTGTGCTCAGCGCCGGTTAATCCTGACAGCATGATTTTTCTTGCCAGGAAAGGCACCCACACTCCAGCTTGGGCATAAACGATATTGTTTTCTATATGCACCGATGACATTCGTGAGCTAAGACGAATGCAAACAGCCCTTAGCCCTTCATCGGAAAATAGTAAATTCGAGGTATCTCCAATAACAACGCTAGGGAGGTACTCTTGTGCAATGAAAGTTCTCAAGGAGCAAAGCTCCGCTACTGTACTAGGTTCTACGATGACGTCAGCAACTCCCCCTATCCGCCACCGGCTAATAGCTGCAAGTGAGACGTTTTCTTTCACACCGCCCGGGCATATTCGCTTTAGCTCATCGATATGATTCTGTTCTAATCGCCGCATTCGACGCTCGCCCCAAGAGCTTTTAATTTTTCCGGAAAGTTCACATAACCACGTGCAATTTGCCAAGAATCTGTAATCGTCGTCTCACCTTCAGCCATCAGCCCACACAAAGCTAACGCAGCTCCTGCACGAAGGTCTAACGCTTTGACCTCTGCACCATGCAATTGGCCGCCGGCACCATGCAAGACCAGCATGTCTCCACGAATTTCGTGCTTGGCTCCCATCCTGGCCATTTGCTCTGCATAGGCGTAGCGACCAGGAAAGCGTAGATCAATAATTCGTGACTCACCCTTCGCTTTAGCGGCCCATGCTGCGAGTATGGGTTGAACATCCGAGTTTATGCCGGGATGTGGTCCGGTACTAATTTCAATTGGATAGCAGTTCCCCCCGCGCACTATAAGCGATTCATCATTGTGGTATAGTTTTGCCCCGGCGGCACGGAGGTGTGTAAGAACCACTTCCAAGTCTTGGTGCGGGAAGCCATGAATCTCTATATCGCCTCCTGTGATCACTGCACCAGTCAACCAGGTTATAGCCTCCATGTTGTCAGCAATAATACTATGCTCAGCACCATGCAGCCCATCCACGCCGGTGATTTCGATGTGCTCCTGCCCAAACACCTTGATTTTAGCGCCCATCTTTCTCAGCAGCGCAATAAGATCGAGAATTTCGGGCCGTATGTGTGGATTCCAAATTCGTGTCACGCCTTCTGCCAGCGTGCCACACAAAATTGCATTTTCGGTCGCACCAGTAGAGCGAAGCGGCAGGTAAATATCTGCTCCCTTTAGCCTACCCTTTAGCTCTGCGCAGAGATAATCATTCTCCTCCCATACAAGTGCCCCTAAGCTCTCGAGCACCATCACGTGCAGATCATACTTACGCTCTCCAAGTTTACAGCCGCCTGGAAGCGGTACCGCACCAGCACCTAACCTTGCAGTGAGTGCGCCAAGAATTAGCAGCGTGTTGCGAATAGAGCGATCTTCCCAACGCAGCGTGCTGTTGAGTTGGTTAGGCTCAGAAATCGCAATGCTTTCTTCTCCCGCCAGTGCACACTGCTTGCCTAGCTGATTGAGCATGTCTACATGAATTTTCGCATCGAGAAGCTGGGCTGGATAGTTATCTAACACAATGGAGTCTGAAGTTAGCAGACTAGCCGCTAATAAGCGAAGAGCTGAGTTCTTTGCACCGCTAAGGTTAATGGAACCTTCAAGCCGCTGAGGGCCGGTAATTTTGACCGTCATAATAGCGCTCAATTTTATCTAGGAATAAACCGCAAAGCGTACCAAGTGCTCATTAAATAATGGGCAGATAGCGTCAAGGCATATGCCCAGATCGTCGCTTCGGGCGTAAAGTTGAACAGGTAGGAAACCCCAAAACAAATGAACAACAAGAGCACTCGCTGCAAGTTCAGTGCTAACAGTTTCTTTTGTCCATCAAAAATGTAAAAAATATATGCCACCGGCGTCTGGACAAACTGAAATACTAGGTAGACAGCAAGAATTGAAGCGAAAGTTCCTGCCTGAATCCACTCATCACCAAAAACCAGTGAAAAAAACATAGGACCGAAAACAAGCAAGGCTATCGCAGGAAGGAGAGAGAAGAAGGCCAAGCGCTTAATTACAGCATGAGCCATGCTACGCACTTCCCCAGACCGCTTATAGCCTAAATTGGCTGCTTCTGCATAGAAAGCTTTAGCCAGCGTTCTCCCAAAAAGCTGAAGAGGAAGTCCGAGTGCCATCAGCGCCAATCCAAACTGACCTGTCGTGTTCGCATCATAGAGAGCAGCCATAAAAAGCAGCGGCGCTTGGGATGAAGTAGCCAGCAAAAATTGGGATGGCACTCTAAAGAATGGGAAGCCACGATGACGCCATGCAGCCTTACGCATTCGTGACCAGCGTAGAAATCGCCAGTTTTCTCTGAATTCTCCTCCAAAGCCACGAAGCAGCGAACTAATTCCGCCTCCAGTTGCCACTACCTGCCCAATTAACAAACCAGCCGGCTTTAATGCTAACAATCCGAGCCCAATCTTAACTATTGAACCACTAGCACTTTGCCAAACGCTGGTACGGGCAATAATTCGATAATTTCGCCTGCGTGTAGCCCAGAGCGTTAACATCTCGTAGGAAGCTGACGCTAACAGCCCCATTGAAATTAACCACCACCAAGGCGCCAACTCCTCCATTGAAAATATGCCTAGGAGTTGCACTCCAAATGCCCAGAGTAGCAAAGTGATCGAAAGTGTCACTATCAGCATGAGGCCAGTTGAAAGCATCAGCAGGTTAAATGCCATACCGTCATGACGCGGGAGTGGAATGGCTAGCACGTATCTGAAGGTGAGAAAAGGAGCTAGAATGGAAAGCAGGGCTGTAAATACTACTAGAACGCCAAAATCTTCTGGATTATAAAGACGTGTCAAAATAGGAATGGCGGCAATGCCAATGATACGCGCTATGCCACTACCAAGGGCTAGCGTTGCCATACCCTTGAAGACATTGCTGGCCGAGCCACCAAAGGCTTTTTTCAGCAGCTTTTGGGCCGGTGATGATAACGCGAAACGAAACTTCATTTTTCGCTACTTATATGAGTAGTTATAGTACCCATACCCATAACTCGTCGCAGCTTTGCGCTGCATGGCATTGAGGATAGAGCCTTTGACGGCCACACCCGCGGTTTCCAGGCGGCGTTTGGCAACCTCGATTTCCTTGATCGGGTTCAGCTCGAAGCGCGCTACCATCAGCGTGGTGCCACACTGCTTGCCTACCACGGCAGCGTCGGTCACGGCCAGAATTGGCGGGGTGTCGATAATCACCAGGTCGTATTCCTGGCTGGCTTGCTCGAGGAATTCGCTGAAGCGCTGCGTCATCAGCAGTTCGGCGGGGTTAGGTGGTGCCATGCCCCGCGAGAGGTAGCTCAGCCCGTCAATGGGCGTAGTTCGCACCGCGCCCTGCATGTCGAGCTTGCCCGAAAGCAGTTCCGAAAGCCCGCCTTCGCTGGCCTCGCCAAAGGCGTTGTGCACGTGGCCCTTGCGCATATCGGCATCCACCACCAGCACCCGCTGGCCGCCCTGGGCGCATATCGCCCCCAGGTTGATGCTGACGAAGCTCTTGCCCACGCCCGGGCTGGGGCCGGTAATCATCAGGCGGTTGTCGTCGCCTTCCATCATCGCGAAGTGCAGGCTGGTGCGCAGGCCGCGCAGCGCCTCTATAGAAGTATCTGCCGGGGCACGGTCGGCCAGCACGCCGAAGGCCACCGCCTGGCCGTGCTTGTCGCGCTTGTGCTTGATGCGTTTGACCAGCTTGCTCTGCTCATCCGAGAGCGGCACGGTGGCATACACCGGCAGGCCGGTGTTCTCGATCTGCTCCGCCGACTCCACCCCTCTGCGCAGCAGGCCACGCACCATTACCACGCCTACCGCCAGCATGCCGCCCAGCAGAGTGGCCAGCACCACGATAAGCGGCTTTCGTGGTGCCACGGCATTGGGTTGCACCACGGCCTCGTCGAGAATGCGCACATTGCCCACTGTGCTGGCGCGGGCAATGTTCATCTCCTGCATCTTGTTGAGCAGCTGCACGTAGATCTGCTGGTTCACTTCCACGTCGCGATTCATGCGTAGAATCTGCTGCTGGGTTTCCGGCAGGTCGTTTACCCGGGCGTTGAGGCGATCACGCTCGCGCTCCAGTTGCTGGCGCTTATCCAGCAGCGCGGCATAGGTGGGGTGGCCCGGGTTGTAGCGCCGCGACACCTCGGCCTCGGTAAACTCCAGCTCGTTGAGCTGCGTCTCCAGGTTGACGATACGCTCGAGGATCGACTGGGTCTCCAGCGAGAGATCGACGCTGTCCTGCTGCATGCGGTAGGCATTCAATTGGTCTTCCGCCTCGCGCAGCTGGCCACGTACTTGCGGCGCCTGGTCTTCGAGGAACTCCAGGCTCTGCTCGGCCTCGGCGCTTTGGCGCTGCACGTTCTGAGTCAGGTAAATCTGGCTGATGGCGCTAAGGCTGCGCTGGGCGCGCTGCGGGTCGGGGTCGGTAAGGGTGAGGTTGAACACGCCGCTCTCGCGGCCCTGCTCGCTGACGTTGAACCGCCCGCGCAGGTCGTTGATCGCCGCCAGGCGCGAACGGCGCATCAGGCTGAATTCGGCTCCGGCGGGCACGTTAAGCTCGGCCACGCGCAGCCTCAACTGGCCGTCGAGGAAGCTGGCGTCTTCCCCCACCTGGCCTTCGCCCAGGGTTTCCCCTTCCAGGGCCAACTGGTAAGCGCCGGCCTCGCCCGCGGTGAGGGTAAAGCGCGTGCCTTCCAGTTGCTGGGCGACCTCCAGCGCACCGATATTGAGGTACTCCCCCGCCCATACGCTGCGCTCGGCAAAGCCCGGGCGCTCGACCCCGCGCCGC from the Halomonas sp. 1513 genome contains:
- a CDS encoding transposase; translated protein: MRSLQAQLAEEGHVVSLVKLCRWLGLPRRTLYYRPRPRRRVINADLAASVKLALERFPTYGYRRLACVLGENRKPIQRILQLKGWQVRKRPQGFRPRARSLPSVASRPDERWVTDLTHVWCGKDRRASLAVIIDCCTREILGWRLSDNGSSKTAEAALEEALVHRFGALGRIHQPLALRSDNGLVFSSRHYTGTVKAYGLTQEFTTPYTPEQNGLVERFFRSLKEECIWQHRFESLGQARAVISRWIRYYNEERPHQSLGYVAPRAHPALAA
- a CDS encoding transposase; amino-acid sequence: MSDDNPIKRWTAKRKAAVVMDIFKGKTTVAEVARQYDLTVSEVEGWIDDAQRNMENGFKARPKDIREQYESELRETKEALGEAHLQIYALKKFKRLLDEDENS
- a CDS encoding UDP-N-acetylenolpyruvoylglucosamine reductase gives rise to the protein MRRLEQNHIDELKRICPGGVKENVSLAAISRWRIGGVADVIVEPSTVAELCSLRTFIAQEYLPSVVIGDTSNLLFSDEGLRAVCIRLSSRMSSVHIENNIVYAQAGVWVPFLARKIMLSGLTGAEHTCGIPGTLGGLICMNGGSQRKGIGSSVVTVESVDAAGNIHQRDAEQCEFSYRSSVCQSNSEVIASAKLSFLSGDKLKIRQEMLSILAERNRKFPRKMPNCGSVFKSNPAMYEDVGPPGAVIERIGLKGFSLGKASVSCHHANFIVNYGGARASDVLGLIELIVNRAADATGYRMEVEARYIHPNGMIFPADKIG
- a CDS encoding UDP-N-acetylglucosamine 1-carboxyvinyltransferase; the protein is MTVKITGPQRLEGSINLSGAKNSALRLLAASLLTSDSIVLDNYPAQLLDAKIHVDMLNQLGKQCALAGEESIAISEPNQLNSTLRWEDRSIRNTLLILGALTARLGAGAVPLPGGCKLGERKYDLHVMVLESLGALVWEENDYLCAELKGRLKGADIYLPLRSTGATENAILCGTLAEGVTRIWNPHIRPEILDLIALLRKMGAKIKVFGQEHIEITGVDGLHGAEHSIIADNMEAITWLTGAVITGGDIEIHGFPHQDLEVVLTHLRAAGAKLYHNDESLIVRGGNCYPIEISTGPHPGINSDVQPILAAWAAKAKGESRIIDLRFPGRYAYAEQMARMGAKHEIRGDMLVLHGAGGQLHGAEVKALDLRAGAALALCGLMAEGETTITDSWQIARGYVNFPEKLKALGASVECGD
- a CDS encoding tyrosine-protein kinase (Wzc; catalyzes the autophosphorylation on tyrosine residues which downregulates the biosynthesis of colonic acid (an extracellular polysaccharide)), coding for MSQTPTSPVADDEIDLGRLFGLLLDHKWWIVGITALFAMAGVAYALLATPIYQSDSLVQVESKGGMRNPLDDARSLLGEDTRSDTELQILRSRLVLGRAVDQEQLDIVVEPERLPLVGDFLVRRGVERPGFAERSVWAGEYLNIGALEVAQQLEGTRFTLTAGEAGAYQLALEGETLGEGQVGEDASFLDGQLRLRVAELNVPAGAEFSLMRRSRLAAINDLRGRFNVSEQGRESGVFNLTLTDPDPQRAQRSLSAISQIYLTQNVQRQSAEAEQSLEFLEDQAPQVRGQLREAEDQLNAYRMQQDSVDLSLETQSILERIVNLETQLNELEFTEAEVSRRYNPGHPTYAALLDKRQQLERERDRLNARVNDLPETQQQILRMNRDVEVNQQIYVQLLNKMQEMNIARASTVGNVRILDEAVVQPNAVAPRKPLIVVLATLLGGMLAVGVVMVRGLLRRGVESAEQIENTGLPVYATVPLSDEQSKLVKRIKHKRDKHGQAVAFGVLADRAPADTSIEALRGLRTSLHFAMMEGDDNRLMITGPSPGVGKSFVSINLGAICAQGGQRVLVVDADMRKGHVHNAFGEASEGGLSELLSGKLDMQGAVRTTPIDGLSYLSRGMAPPNPAELLMTQRFSEFLEQASQEYDLVIIDTPPILAVTDAAVVGKQCGTTLMVARFELNPIKEIEVAKRRLETAGVAVKGSILNAMQRKAATSYGYGYYNYSYK